The Engraulis encrasicolus isolate BLACKSEA-1 chromosome 22, IST_EnEncr_1.0, whole genome shotgun sequence sequence TATTTCTATAAGAATTCCATTGaggttctctctctatcacacacacacacacaccattatgtcAGTCCGATAAACACGTATTGCCTTTCACTTCAGATATAAAGCTCATGAGTTCCTCTCAAGATACATCAAAAtattgtttgttttcatgtcttgtgTATGTGGAAAAACTCAGGTACAGCTGCCACATCATCAGTGAACTTTCCTAGTTCAGGCAGCTTCCTCTTTACTCTACAGCATTCCAGCCTACTGTCATGCTTATACAAGCATAATGACACAATAATCTTCAATCTAACCTTTGTTTTCAGCTTAATgtcttgtatgtgtatgtgatctGCTTTGTTAGTAGAGATGCAGCTGCCCCATAGCAATAGCAGACTGTCCTGGCTAAGGCAGCATCCTCCCCATCCTACAGCTCCCCCTATCCTGCAACCCCATGCTTATACAAGCATGATGGCATTACAttgtttcattacattacacttagctgacgcttttgtccaagcgacttgcagttatttacagggtattggttacagtccctggagcaatgtgaaggttaggtgccttgctcaagggcacttcagccatggatggaggtgtagggagtggtatGGGTGGGATATGAACCGGACACCCTCTGATCTCTGACCATCTTCTTGATCGTGTACCCATGTCTCATGCTTATACAACCATAATCGCATGGAATAAATGACTCTCGAATCTAACATTTGTTTTCAGCTTAGTGTCTTGTGTATGTGAGAAATGCTGTTTTATACAGAAGAAGCTACCTCCGCATCAGCAAGTTGTCCTCATTAAAGCAGCATCCTCTGCATCCTACGGCACCCCCTATCCTCCCAAGCTTATTCAAGCATAATGAGTCACGGCACAGTAATAACAATGCATGTACTCCATACATCTGGAATCTTGTATCTTAAATCTGCTTTTGAGTTCTTGTTCTTGAATTTGTTTTCAGCTTTATTCCTTGTTCATGTGAGAAACTCTGTTTTATACAGGTGCAGCAATAGCATGCCATCCTGGTTGGGGCAGCAGCATCCTCCCTCCTCATCAGCACCCCCTATCCCCAAACCccatgctgctgctactgctgctactgacgACTAGCATCTGCAGCACCTCAGCTCTGCTTtctccctccctgctcctctcctctcctctcctcttcaagtCTCTCGTCTCTTCTGCTTCCCTCGGCACGTGAGTGAGTCAATAGAAAACACCAGAGGTGCTGCTCATATTTAGCCCAGCACTGCACTCTGATCTGATGCGAAGGTCAGTGCAGGGAAAGCACGCGTCCATATCTGATTACAAGTACACTTGTGGCTTGCACTGCAATGCAGTCCTGATGCAGACAAAGTTGGTTGCATCATATTGTTCACAAGGCAGGGGTAGTGCAAGTGCAGGAGGGCCTTTGGGCTATCAGTGTTCTCTTTTTAGCAGCGTGGCAGCCTCCAAAAGAGATGCGAAACATGTCCCACTGAATAAGCTCTGAGCCCCGTGTTTTCTCACACAGCTGCTTTTTGGTCCCATAAAAAATACAACTCAGCACACTTCTAAGCTTGTAATATCCCTAGAAAGGCAAAAGCCAGGCAAAAATCTCTATTCTTCGGCTCATTTATTTATCATGAGGAATCATCCACTGTTCCACAACAGTGAGCTCAAGTGATGCACCATAAAGTTGCACAATCTGCACCGTTCTATTCTACgtgatttttcttttttagaTCTCCTGCAACCAACTGCCTGCATTTTTACAGTTCACATAAAAAAAACTGCCGTCTCAGTCTTTCCTGTGAGCACCACATGGTGAGTGGCAGGTAGCCTTACCCTGTCCAGCTCCTTACAGGGCAGACACTGGGAGCGGTGAGTCTCATAGAGGCAGTAGGTGCCCTTCTCACAGTCCTCATCGATGATGCACTCCTGTCAGgacacaggggaggggagggacagGGGGAGGGACGAACGCAGAGCATCTCAGAgcgattatgtcctcttttgaaagtcgctttggttatacagcgtctgccaaatgcaatgtaatgtaatgcaatgtaatgtaatctcagaGATGACGGTAACATTTGCGTCTGCATCCCAGTAATATTTCATGTTTAGAACCCTTCTATGCACCCTTTAAGATTGATGAAACCTATATTCAGACTCCCAAGGCAATGTGATAGTTCTATTTTCATAAAAGAGCCTCACATAGTTGATATAACCTCACAGGCCTTCAGTGTTGTGGCCTTTAACCGTTATATCCTCCCGGTGTGCAGTAAAAATGACTGCATCCAGATGTTGTATCTCAGAGCTCAATGCTTATCTGGGTGCGCACTCAGCATTCCCAAGTCATTATGGGTTATCATTAGCTGACACAGCTATCTTCTCCTAGCCTCCTCCTCAACATGGATGATACACACCTCTTAAATCTGGAGCTATGATCACACTGACCCTGTGCTGTGGTTGTCTAATAGGAAACATCTGCTGGGTTGGTAATGGGAACGTCAGCTTAGACCCATTATATGCACAACGCATCACTTGTGCACACATCTTTATCAGCTGCAAAATTTCAACGCAGTGCTGAAATTGTAAATTAAACATTTTACGACAGGCCAAGTGCTTAGTGGTGTCATGGAGGATCTACAGAGAAGCTACACATCATATCAGGGCCCTCAAACTTTCGGTAACTCCAAAACCAAGCCCCTGTGTGCTAAACTATAGGGTCTCACTCTCAACATTATTTATCGAAGCCATTAGTGACCTGAAAATGCTAGCCAAGACATTAAATATGAAACAAGAACAGGCTGCTGATCCAAACATGTAGTTACGAAAATATGTTGTTTCTCCCCTTTGCTGCAATATTACTTCATAAATAAGGCATGTCTCAATGAGGATATGGGAGGAAACCACTGTTCATAAAATTTGTCTGATGGGCCCAGATGAATTTCGCTATCACTAGAAAAACATCAATGACACAGCCAAATCATAGGCAAAGCTAACCACTACACTGACAATTGTAAGACAATCAAGTGAATTGTTTACCAGTTTTCCCATTTTCAAAGCACCTCAACATGTTCAATGAGAACTGAAACTGTCTGCCAGGCTCTGTGCTTCAGAATACAAGCCTATACATCACATCCTATGTCAACTCTGACTGAGCATTTCCATCAGTGTGCTGTGAGTGATGACACAGCGGTTTGCCCTGAAGGACAGCGTGGAGGCATGAGTAGGCTCTAGCTAAGAGGTATCAGCGGTGGGGAATTAGCTGACAGAGAGTGTCCTGTGTCTCAGTGTGGCGTCTACAAGACTGAAACGCTAAGATACCCTAGCACCTCAGGATGGCTGGCCGACCTCTATACTGCAATATCATCATCAGGAGTGTAATAATGAATTTATGTAGTGTTTTTTTTATACTTGAGTAATGCCGTTGTTTCCAAGCAGAGGGATGAGAGTAGAAACACTCACGTGATTGACATCATTTTCTTTGCTGGTCTGGATCGCCATGGGAATGTGGGGCTCTGCAGTTGCATTGTCAGTCACCTGAGTGAGGACAAATAGAAACAGAAACGCATCAGAAAAGCACCTAGAGCAATGAACTGCTGATAACAGTTCAATAAACCTATATGTATATTACATTTACAACCACATATATTTTTTCACTTCCCAAAATGTACTTGTCGACCAGCTGTGGTGTTGGACACCTGCTCAAATCTATTAAAATAAAAACCACAACATGTTTGGCTACAGGACTATGGGCCTACATGAGCCTCATGTCCCTTTTTTAGGCTATTATAATGGGTCTTGCAGACTTGAGGAATAACAATGAACTTAGAGCTTTTTCAGTTCAAGAAGTTAGATAACACTTACCTTCTCAGCATCCTTGATAAGTGGAATTGGAGTGGACTGATTTCCAGCCACAGTCTCACTGATGTTTTCATGGTGGTAACCCTGTGCATCTCTGATGGATTTGGAACTCTCGTTGTCTATCTGCATCAAAAAGTCTTCTTAAGGCAATGCAACATtcataataggctaataataaggACAGGCATAGCCTACCTCCTTTGCACAGTAATTCATTGTTTCCCATAATTAtacagtttaaaaacatgcaTGGGTAGATTGCTTAACAAATAATGTGGCATAGGCCCACTTACAAAGATTCAAAACTGTGGCATTACTTACACACATGTAGCCAGTAAAACGACTTCTGTTAAAGATAATTTTTAAAAGCATAATGTCCATTTAGGTAGCCTAAACAAAGCACATTACAGACCAACCTGGTGTACGGCGTTCTCCAGTTTGTGCTGCGTATCTTCCATCAGTTCCTCCACCTCGCGAAACATGTCATTTAACGTCGCGTGACCTTGGGATACGTTCGCCTCGAGCGTGATGTTAACGTTCGAATCCACAGTTGTTGGCATGTCTGGTAAAATACCATGTCCGACGGCCAGACACAAGCTGAGAGCGAAAAAGAACATCATCTCGTCGCAGTGTTGTAGTGCGTGTTCTGATGGAGCTTGTCCTCTAGGTCCGGTCTTCCTAATGTACCGGGAAATGGATTCTGAGGAGAGCAACACTGTCATGTGGGCATCGCGAAAGAAGCCAGCTGTGCCAATCCTGGCAAGACGCCAACAGGACAGGGGATGAGAGACTCCGATGAAACAGCAAAATTGTGAACTGTTTTCTCAGCAGCACCTCAACCACAggataacaacaacaaaacagaagACTAAGTTTGGTCTAGGGACTGTGTTAGGCTAATGGAAAACACTGGCTGTTGACAAGGTATGACGCAGACAGTGAAGatgaaaatgtttttatttttttattttttttaaacttgttaATCAGGGCAAGTTCAGTAGTGTTTATTGTTCCATGGTTTATGCTTTGAATTTTAGTTTGTGGTTAGTTCCGCTACCACGTTGAACCCTCGCCGCACCAGGCAGGATTCCCTTGTTTACTGTTGTGGACATGATGTCATGTTGGAACATAACCTATTGATATTACTAAACTCCAACTGTCTCCATTTGCTCAATTAAACACGGCCATACCGTCTTTTTGTACCATTTTAACAGCTGGGTTAGAGAAATCACAGTGACACGGGTTCACTCATATCATTTGTCCATAACCTACATCTTACCTGTACCTAATTGGCCATTTGTTTTATGGTCTCAGATCGCCATCGTGTGGCATTGACCAAAAGGCCTTAACCTATCCAGTGATGTGCCATCATTTCAGATAATATTCAGACAAAATGCTACTCAGTCATTGTAAATGAGTGTATGTGGGATACTATAACGCAGTTCCAAATAACACAGAAATCGCAGTTGCAAATAACACATAAAACCTCCTGCGCTCGCATACAGGAAATTTAGTGAAGGTTGATAAAGTTGAATTAGATGGCTTGTGAATTAAATTTTGGTATAGGCTGCTGGCGCTCCACCTGATGCAACATGATTATAAAATACTTTATGAGAtcgacatttatttttgtaatttCAAACAACAGTGATTAGGCATATAACTTTGTGCAAATATGTTACTGGATGGATTATTTTAGATTGTGATTCAGTCTGTCAGCTACAAGTCTATTTCAATATAATACAGATGTACGCCCACAATTGGCTTTTTGGTCacctaagtcagtgtttcccaaccaggggtacgtgtaccactaggggtacgcgagcacattgcagggggtacttggaaaaatataattttaacaaatacatggagcttagttacattgggacagagaaagcgatataaaaaaTGACttgggtactcatggcacaacgaaaatgcttagggggtacacaagacaaaaaaggttgggaaacactgacctaagtGCTATTTGAAAGCGTGTTGCCAACATCGCCATTACGCAAACAAATTGACACTTTTGAGTAGGTCTAAGGTCTAGGTTTGAAGCAGACTCTTTGTTATAAATGATGTTGAATTTGATTATTCGTTTTCCCCTGCAAGACAGTCATCACTGATGGAGAGAGAACAACGTGAAGTTCTGTACTTTGCCTTGCGCCAATACCTTTGCGCACCGCTTGGTGGTGCTGTTTACCAAAAACCCGAAATATGCTCGACCACCAACTCATCAATGAACCAGGAGTTCAGCAGGTATGGTGAAACTGTAGCCTGCAAAACCGACCCACTTACCATTTAAATTCGTACTACTTCGTACTAATTCCTCGGTGATAAGAGGAGTCAACAGTGGCTAACTCGAAACATGGCCTAGAGGTATCATAAAAAAGCATATCTCTGGAGACCAAAGGTCAAAAACCTGCTGCTAGGTGTCCTGGAATGCGCATTGTCCAAGTAAAGCCTGCGTGAGATGTCAGTCAGCCATTCTGTCATATGGGAACTGAGAAAGCAGAGGGGCTGGACGGCTGCTGTCCAGGGACATGTCAGCTGGGACTAAATCAGTCAGTTGCCCATGGCCAAAGTTGTTTGCAAGTCTGTCCTACGCCTAAATGTATGGTATTGGATAGTAGCGGTGTGTGTAATACTTGTATTCACACTGCTGCTTCTGTATGTTTTGAACCCCGAAAAGAAACGACACATGATTTATGATGGGATTATAGGACAGCCCTAGACAAATATCCACAGTATGTTCATTGCCACTACACCTTACCTCGTTATTTATGCAATTGTTCACACAGATTtagtctactgcagtgtttcgAGTTGCATTAGTTGCCACGCGCCGCGGTGTTTACGTTAGGCTCTGTCGTTTTTAAAAATCAGAGCACATTTGTATGCAGAGCAGCTGCGGATATTTTTATGCTCCAGCAGTGCACACTTTGGTATCACTGTATCCACGTGCCACCTAAAGCTCCTAGACATCCCAGTCACTCCATCTAATTTGGTCCACCGTCCCCTCCCCAACAAGAAGAATGGTTTTGAGGTGGTAGGGTATGGTGTATTTTAGCCATCACGTGTAGGCTatgttaaataaaataaacaacaaaaccaATTCTCAGGACGTTTGCCTCGCTGTCAAAACCGTATCCGTGGGCGCACTTCTCATTGGAAGCTGCGTCCAAGAGCACCGCCTTCA is a genomic window containing:
- the dkk3a gene encoding dickkopf-related protein 3a isoform X1; amino-acid sequence: MTVLLSSESISRYIRKTGPRGQAPSEHALQHCDEMMFFFALSLCLAVGHGILPDMPTTVDSNVNITLEANVSQGHATLNDMFREVEELMEDTQHKLENAVHQIDNESSKSIRDAQGYHHENISETVAGNQSTPIPLIKDAEKVTDNATAEPHIPMAIQTSKENDVNHECIIDEDCEKGTYCLYETHRSQCLPCKELDRSCSKDEECCSGQLCIWGQCAQNATKGDRGSICQHQSDCNGDLCCAFHKALLFPVCNSKPMERERCFISTNHLMELLSWDMEGEGPREHCPCAGGLQCQHMGRGSLCLQPQNSSEEELTDTLYSEIDYII
- the dkk3a gene encoding dickkopf-related protein 3a isoform X2, which translates into the protein MTVLLSSESISRYIRKTGPRGQAPSEHALQHCDEMMFFFALSLCLAVGHGILPDMPTTVDSNVNITLEANVSQGHATLNDMFREVEELMEDTQHKLENAVHQIDNESSKSIRDAQGYHHENISETVAGNQSTPIPLIKDAEKVTDNATAEPHIPMAIQTSKENDVNHSCSKDEECCSGQLCIWGQCAQNATKGDRGSICQHQSDCNGDLCCAFHKALLFPVCNSKPMERERCFISTNHLMELLSWDMEGEGPREHCPCAGGLQCQHMGRGSLCLQPQNSSEEELTDTLYSEIDYII